The genomic segment CGCGCAGCGCAATCTGTTTGAGGCTGAGCTGGCGCTGATGGGAACCCATCGTCTCCATCTCGTCTCTATCGTTCAATTGTACAAGGCTCTTGGCGGTGGCTGGACCCCGGAAGGGCAGCCGCCGGTTCAGGCCCTGCCCGTGGTCTCTACACAGGAAAAGCGATAGTGACGTTGCCTCTTGAGGCGTAGGTCCAGTCTGTGGCTATGCACTGATACTTGTTCGCTCGCCTGCTTTCTCGTCGATCTCCCATAAGCTAAGCCGCAGCCCCTTCACTTCGATTCATTCTGAACGGTCCCGAAGTTTCCGGGTCGTGCTTTCGTTGTCTGAAAGACCTTCACGTTCGATGATTGGCTGCGATGTCAGGGTAAGGATCATGGCGAGACTTCCGCCTAAGGAGGCCATGAGCAGGATGGTCAGGCCGCTGTGAATCCATGCTGAGCTGGTTTGGAGTCCCAGTACGATGTTCGTAAGGTTGAAGGTCCAGAGGGTTGCCGCCACCCATGCCAAGTGTTCCGCTCGGTTGTCCGAGAGGCGAATGCCCGCCAAGGTGAAGCCGAGCACTCCTGACAGCAAATTCCAGAGATAAGCGGTAGAAGAATTATTCTCAAGGGTTATCCCGGCCGCAGCCATGCATAGCCCCGCGGCAAATGTCAGTCCGTAGACGATCGCGGCATCGCGCACCACAGTTTTGGCGGTGGAAGTCACTGCAACCTCCCCTGTTGATGATCCTCCCCTGGCCGGCTGCCTTCCAACTGCTTCGTGATCAAAAAAGAAGGGTTTGAGAGATGCCGGTTGAACGAGTGCTCGGTACTAAGGCACATTTGATGGTCTCGGCCGGACGACGTTTCACTTGTGCCTCCTTTTGAATCTCAGCGGAGCGTGCGATTGGAAAGGAACGCAAGGGAGAAAAGGACCGACAGTAGCCGGTCTCCTGTCCTCCGTGGACATGTGGGCGAATGACAAGGCGCTCCGACTGGTTGTCACAGCCGTTTCTTCTGAGTCGAACTGAGAGGCGGGGGGGTAGGAAGTGATTTTCGGTTACGCAGCCAACGGCTCAAACGCCGAGACATCGCATACACCAGGTTATCAATTGCGAGTACGATCGCGCCGATTAGGAACAGCCCCAAAATGAGAGCGAGCTCTACATCAATGGACATAGTTTATCCCACCGGTCTAGGTATGTGTGAGTTGTGAAGGGGAGCGCTCGTGATCCGCATACATTCCCTGCAAGACAGTTGTGACCAGGATGCCTCCGGACGGGATTTCCCTGGCATCCTGGTCGTTGCATTGGGGCTAAGCAGCCAGGTCTGCTCTGCCTTCTGATTCAAAGTGGACATGCTTATCGTGTGGAGTCGTGACGGCGAGTGGGGATGGGTGCAGTGCGGCGCCTTGAGTCAGTCGGTTGTGCTCCAATACCTTCTCGGCCACATTTCCGCAGTTCATGCATCGATTGGCTTGAAGCCACATGGGGCCCGATGAGTCCTCCATATCCAACAGGAAATCTTCGACCATGCATCCGTTACAGCGAGAACACGTCATAGTGGCTTCCTCCATTGTTCAGTGCCTATGTGTAAGCGTAGAACCGGAAGAGCTTCTCCGACAGACCTGAATGAAGTACCTCCTTGGTGGGACCCCGGGATTGGATGTTGTTGACTGGTGGCGATATATAGATGGGTGCCTCGAATCTTCGCTTGCCGGGAAGCACGGAGATCCCAGTCATTCGCCCCCATAGTCACCTTTCTAGAGAGACCTATTCCTGCGGCCTGTAGGTGTGGCTATTCCGCTGCTGTAATGGTGAGTTCTTGATGTGAGTCTTGAAACTCCAGCTCTAGGGGGAGGTGTTCTTCGAGGAAGCCGTTCAATCGAGCCCGTTCATCGGCATCCATCATGAGGAGTTCCACTCCGAATCGGTTTCCTTGTGCCCAGGTGACTTTCGCCAAACCTACCGAGACCGGTCGGTGATCCTCAGGAACCTGCAGTTTGAGGGCTAGGTAGTCCCCGTCGATGAGGCTGTGCGAGGTTAGGTGCGGCGTACCGACGAGACCGGAATCGATGATGCGCCCTTTTTCTGCGCAGCCCATGGCCGCAGCAGAAAGGATGCAGTGAACGACGAATCTTCGATGCGATGAACCTGTCATGCGAACCTCCCGTGTATGGCGCACGAGTGCGACGAAACTCCGGTGATGAACCTATCTCGGCTATAACGGATCAGATAGTCAGCAAAGAGGTTACTTCTAACGAGGGGCCCGTCAGAGGCCGGGGAGCCTTAAGGCACTTCGGGGAACGTTCTAGGGTTGAGCAAAATAGGGCGTTGAAGGATGCGAATCAACGGGCAGCAGGTGTGTCTGTGGAGATGAGCGTCGACGTACTTGATGGGGATTGTTCTTCACTCAGGTAACGGTCTAAGGCTGTGCCGTCCTGTTTTCAAGGTATCGTGTTTCGGGAGGTTAGTAGCGTTGTTGAATACAACAGGGGTCATTCAAAATGTAAGACACTTTTTAGTCCTTCGTTTTTCGGTCGATAATGGGGCGTGTGGATGAGGCGTGTATGGACGGAGCTGTCCAGCACTTCGGTATTCGTTCCTGTCTGCATGACTGGTCGATAGAATCGTGAATGAAACCACTTCCGGATCTTCCCAAAACACTCGCTAAACGAATCGTGAATCGGACTTAGTGCATTTGGCTTCAAGGGAACCGAACGGGTTTCGATCGCCAACCCCTTTTCCATAGAGTGCCGCTGCAGCCAGGCCAAGGCGACGTCTGCCAACTCCCGTTCCGGGTAGGTCCCGCCGAGGTCACCATGCGCCCCTGCGAACCAGCGTTGCTCAATAGTCTGTCCAGGACAGGCCGGCGAGGTCCACAGAGTCGCGTTGTGATCTGCGCGGTGTTCGTCGATCGCGAGTGCATGGTAGGCCTGTCTTACGATCGAACTCAGTTCGGTATCGTGAAAATTATACCGGTGGTCGTTGAGCCACTTAAGTGCGTTGGTCGGGATTCCAAGTGGGCCGACGGTTTCCCACAACCCGAGCAAGGTGATCGGGACTTCCAGTGAGCCTCTCCATCTCGCGGAGGTAGGTATTCCCGCAAGGATATCGCCGTGTCCCTTACGATAGAGGCGATAGGCATCGTCGAGGGCCTGATTGGAGGGATCCAGAATCATCGCGTGCAGGCATTGTCGAAGCCCAGTGGCTGTTGTAGCCGAAGGTGACGGATGGGAGGCGGCCTCACGCACGCGCTTGACGAGATCGGTATGTAGCAGTGAGGCGGGAATGAGGCCGGAACTGGTAAGCAGGCCGACGAGAGATCGAGCGGTATACGCACCTCGACTGAAGCCATAGATGAACAGCTCATCTCCGGGTTCGTAGGTGGCTGCGAGGTACGCGTACGCGTGGAGGATGGTCTGATCTATTCCATACCCAAATGAGCCGGACCGGAACCGATAAAACCAGGGGGTGTCGGCACCGGAGTCATACCATTTCTGTTGGGCACGTCCGTCCTGTGTCCACGGGAGGATTGAATGGTAGAGCCGCAGTACATTCGTGGCGGGCGATGAATGACTGTGGGAGTGATGTGTGGCTTGTGTGTCGGGAATAGCCGATGAGGGCAACTGCTTGCCAGGGTCTGGAGGTAAGTCCCACATGCCATCGAAGCACAGAATCAAACGTTTGGACACGCGGCTTCGTTCTCCTTGGCGCACGAGGAACGGTTGGAGCTGTTCGTAGGACCCGCTTGCCTCGATAGGAAGAGTCGCAGGCCCAACCGGCGCCGTAGCCTCATTGCTCGCCCCTGGGAGAGCAAACTTAATGCCATTATTGTTTGGCGTCAGGGTGAGTTGGAATTATGCCGGTGCCTGTGATCACTAGCCCTGTGAACCACTCAATCACTGCCTTTTCAGACTGAATCATGAGGAAAGAGAGGACATAAAGGTTTCTCTCATAATAGGCCTGTATCGAATGGGATACGGATTCGTATCCGAAAGCATACGTGCAGATGCGCCATGTGGGCGTAGGGCGCGAGTCGAGGTGGCGTTGAGGCTATGGCTCGAAGCAGGTCTGGTAGGAGCGTTTACCGGTGATGAGACGTGATGACAAACTCACGATCTTGTTCAATCTGAGTGGCTAATTGGTGCAGGGCTTGAGCGGTGGCCTCGGCGATCGGTTCTTGATCCGATGCGGTAATCCATCTCACCGAGGAGCCAAGGGCTTCACCTTCGGCCGCGTATGTCTTGAGGGGGGCTTGTCCTGAAAAGGCAAGGTCGGATTCCAAATGGACCCGGTAGAGGTAGCGGTCAGGCGCGCGAAGCATGAGCCAGGCTTTCACAACCAGGCGCATGTCACCGGCTTCTGTTCCGATAGACGTGAAGGTCTGGCGCTGAGTGAAATACTCGACAATTGTTTGTTGTAAGTCTTTCGACGGCCATTCGAGGAGGGGAATGCCTGGCATGTGATCCGCTCCTTCTATGGCGAGGAACGGTACCTCAAGCTGGACAGTCGCGGGGATCGAGGCTGCAGCCCGGTCGCTCGACGGTGGCGTGACGTGAATATGATGTACACACCCGGCTGCGACCAAATAGGTGCCAAGCAACATGATTGTGAGTCGGTACTTGAGATTCCGCATAGGTCGACGCATCCCGAACTCCATCGTTAACGGGAGGAAGGGGGAGGGTTGAGAATGTCTAAGTCACGAATGGCTCGGGCCGCCTGCTCCCGATAGGTCCGCTCTGTCTCGCCGGTGTAGGTATCAATGACACGCTGGTAGGTTGCCCGGGATTGCGCATACTGTTTCTTGATCGAAAGATATTGTCCCAAAGCCAGCCAGTTTTGGGCGGCCGTTTCGTTGGCGGTGCGGAGGTCGGTCCATTCACGATCGATCTGGTTGGTTCC from the Nitrospira sp. genome contains:
- a CDS encoding DUF2235 domain-containing protein yields the protein MSKRLILCFDGMWDLPPDPGKQLPSSAIPDTQATHHSHSHSSPATNVLRLYHSILPWTQDGRAQQKWYDSGADTPWFYRFRSGSFGYGIDQTILHAYAYLAATYEPGDELFIYGFSRGAYTARSLVGLLTSSGLIPASLLHTDLVKRVREAASHPSPSATTATGLRQCLHAMILDPSNQALDDAYRLYRKGHGDILAGIPTSARWRGSLEVPITLLGLWETVGPLGIPTNALKWLNDHRYNFHDTELSSIVRQAYHALAIDEHRADHNATLWTSPACPGQTIEQRWFAGAHGDLGGTYPERELADVALAWLQRHSMEKGLAIETRSVPLKPNALSPIHDSFSECFGKIRKWFHSRFYRPVMQTGTNTEVLDSSVHTRLIHTPHYRPKNEGLKSVLHFE